Proteins encoded within one genomic window of Triticum aestivum cultivar Chinese Spring chromosome 2D, IWGSC CS RefSeq v2.1, whole genome shotgun sequence:
- the LOC123050243 gene encoding auxin-responsive protein SAUR21-like, translating to MCNLITIPSVAWLRRAVRRWRARRSTSAIVPSGHVAVCAEGARFMVRLAHLSHPAFLELLRQAEEEYGFPTGASGPVALPCDEDRLRDVLRRVSSPSHSEEPRRPSFCRRRRRGDSRPLLQGVAFP from the coding sequence ATGTGCAACCTCATCACGATCCCGTCGGTCGCCTGGCTGCGCCGCGCCGTGCGCCGGTGGCGGGCCCGCCGCTCCACCTCAGCTATTGTTCCGTCGGGGCACGTCGCGGTCTGCGCGGAGGGCGCGCGGTTCATGGTGCGGCTGGCGCACCTCAGCCACCCGGCCTTCCTGGAGCTGCTGCGGCAGGCGGAGGAAGAGTACGGCTTCCCGACCGGCGCCTCCGGCCCCGTCGCGCTCCCCTGCGACGAGGACCGCCTCCGCGACGTCCTCCGCCGCGTCTCCTCCCCGTCCCACTCCGAGGAGCCGCGCCGCCCctccttctgccgccgccgccgccgcggcgactCGCGGCCGCTGCTGCAGGGGGT